From Streptomyces zhihengii, the proteins below share one genomic window:
- a CDS encoding lysozyme, whose translation MSLPRRASVRRAGTRALTLLGALSATTALLLTGAGTAAAAPPPAGETVRPGQAWMGAGTRIEQPAAGRAAVTPLDTSGVQGIDVSHWQGAINWNSVKGAGIDFAYIKATEGTTFKDSRFSANYLGSYNAGLVRGAYHFARPNASNGATQANWFASNGGAWSRDNQTLPGVLDIEHNPSGAMCYGLSSAQMRTWINDFHATYKARTGRDVVIYTTASWWNSCTGSWTGMAAKAPLWIAHWGVSSPSIPAGFPTWTIWQYTATGRVAGVSGDVDRNKFNGSMSRLLALANNTA comes from the coding sequence ATGTCCTTACCCCGCCGCGCATCCGTCCGCCGTGCAGGGACGAGGGCGCTCACGCTCCTGGGCGCCCTGTCCGCGACCACCGCACTCCTCCTGACGGGCGCGGGCACGGCCGCGGCCGCCCCGCCGCCCGCCGGCGAGACCGTCAGACCGGGCCAGGCCTGGATGGGCGCGGGCACCCGCATCGAACAGCCCGCCGCGGGCCGCGCGGCCGTGACCCCCCTCGACACCAGCGGCGTCCAGGGCATCGACGTCTCGCACTGGCAGGGCGCCATCAACTGGAACTCGGTCAAGGGCGCCGGCATCGACTTCGCCTACATCAAGGCGACCGAGGGCACCACCTTCAAGGACTCCCGCTTCAGCGCGAACTACCTCGGTTCCTACAACGCCGGGCTGGTCCGCGGCGCCTACCACTTCGCCCGGCCGAACGCCTCCAACGGCGCCACCCAGGCCAACTGGTTCGCCTCCAACGGCGGGGCCTGGTCCCGGGACAACCAGACGCTGCCCGGCGTCCTCGACATCGAGCACAACCCCTCGGGGGCGATGTGCTACGGACTGTCGTCGGCCCAGATGCGCACCTGGATCAACGACTTCCACGCCACCTACAAGGCGCGCACCGGCCGTGACGTCGTCATCTACACGACCGCGAGCTGGTGGAACTCCTGCACCGGGAGCTGGACGGGCATGGCCGCCAAGGCGCCGCTGTGGATCGCCCACTGGGGTGTCAGCAGCCCCAGCATCCCCGCCGGGTTCCCCACGTGGACCATCTGGCAGTACACGGCCACCGGCCGCGTCGCCGGTGTCTCCGGGGACGTCGACCGCAACAAGTTCAACGGCTCGATGAGCCGTCTGCTGGCGCTGGCGAACAACACCGCCTGA
- a CDS encoding pyridoxal phosphate-dependent decarboxylase family protein: MPTEPTRAPGAGQSADAILAELRGLREADAPTRGGRTFAYVYDAGLDGLDELAAAAYTAFATVNGLDPTVFPSVARLENDVVGAVAALLGAPGAQGTFTSGGTESILLAVKTARDHARAERGVRAPELVLPSTAHAAFHKAAHYLGLETVVVPVDPLTFRADAAAMAAAITDDTALVVASAPSYAHGVIDPVAAIAAAAAARGVLCHVDACIGGWLLPHLRRAGRAIEPFGLSVPGVTSVSVDLHKYGYADKGASVVLYRDAGLRRHQYFAHAGWPGYPVVNPTVQGTKPGGLLAQAWAVLRYVGDDGYAALAARVAEASDRLLAGLGTIGGLRVLGDPVPGLVAVTAVGGTGADGGGEPDLSLLLHLADEMRERGWYLQPQLSFDGLPPNLHLTLTPATADRVDDLLADLRAALGSARALPPVSVDPGLAELAAGLDPDTLGPDEVAAVLAFAGLGGDGGLPARTAPVLALLDALPRALKERLLTEFIGSVFRI; this comes from the coding sequence ATGCCGACTGAACCCACCCGCGCCCCGGGCGCCGGGCAGAGCGCCGACGCGATCCTCGCCGAGCTGCGCGGACTGCGGGAGGCCGACGCCCCCACCCGGGGCGGGCGGACCTTCGCCTACGTCTACGACGCCGGACTGGACGGGCTCGACGAGCTGGCCGCCGCCGCCTACACGGCGTTCGCCACGGTCAACGGCCTGGACCCGACCGTCTTCCCGAGCGTGGCCAGGCTGGAGAACGACGTGGTGGGCGCCGTCGCCGCGCTGCTCGGCGCGCCCGGCGCGCAGGGCACGTTCACCAGCGGCGGCACGGAGAGCATCCTGCTGGCCGTCAAGACCGCCCGTGACCACGCCCGGGCCGAACGCGGCGTGCGGGCACCGGAGCTGGTCCTGCCGTCGACCGCGCACGCGGCGTTCCACAAGGCCGCCCACTACCTGGGCCTGGAGACGGTCGTGGTCCCCGTCGACCCGCTCACCTTCCGCGCCGACGCGGCGGCGATGGCCGCCGCGATCACCGACGACACCGCGCTCGTGGTCGCCTCGGCCCCCTCCTACGCGCACGGGGTGATCGACCCGGTGGCGGCGATCGCCGCGGCCGCCGCCGCCCGCGGGGTGCTCTGCCATGTCGACGCGTGCATCGGCGGCTGGCTCCTCCCCCATCTGCGGCGGGCCGGACGCGCGATCGAGCCCTTCGGTCTGTCGGTGCCCGGCGTCACCTCGGTCTCCGTCGACCTCCACAAGTACGGGTACGCCGACAAGGGCGCGTCCGTGGTGCTGTACCGGGACGCCGGGCTGCGGCGCCACCAGTACTTCGCGCACGCGGGCTGGCCCGGGTACCCGGTGGTCAACCCCACCGTCCAGGGCACCAAGCCGGGCGGGCTGCTGGCGCAGGCGTGGGCCGTGCTCCGGTACGTCGGCGACGACGGCTACGCGGCGCTGGCCGCCCGGGTCGCCGAGGCCTCGGACCGGCTGCTGGCCGGGCTGGGGACGATCGGCGGCCTGCGGGTGCTGGGCGACCCGGTCCCCGGGCTGGTCGCCGTCACCGCCGTAGGCGGGACGGGGGCGGACGGGGGCGGCGAGCCGGATCTGAGCCTGCTGCTGCACCTCGCGGACGAGATGCGCGAACGCGGCTGGTACCTCCAGCCCCAGCTCTCCTTCGACGGCCTGCCGCCCAATCTCCATCTGACGCTCACCCCGGCCACCGCGGACCGGGTGGACGACCTGCTGGCGGACCTCCGGGCGGCGCTCGGCTCGGCCCGCGCGCTGCCGCCGGTGTCCGTCGATCCGGGCCTGGCCGAACTCGCCGCCGGACTCGACCCGGACACCCTCGGCCCGGACGAGGTCGCCGCCGTGCTGGCCTTCGCCGGACTCGGCGGCGACGGCGGCCTGCCGGCCCGTACGGCCCCCGTGCTGGCGCTGCTCGACGCCCTGCCCCGGGCGCTGAAGGAGCGGCTGCTGACGGAGTTCATCGGCTCGGTCTTCCGCATCTGA
- a CDS encoding gas vesicle structural protein GvpA, translating to MTIVQQSSAAPSRTGGGGGGNLYDVLELILDRGLVIDAFVRVSLVGIEILKIDIRVVVASVDTYLRFAEACNRLDLEAGRKAPSQLTDLVGDMTESGAKGKSKGALTGAVEAFTDSLQGKREEPEEEQPRKRTARKSTSSRQSAQRREE from the coding sequence ATGACCATCGTCCAGCAGAGCAGCGCCGCCCCCTCCCGCACGGGTGGTGGCGGTGGCGGAAACCTCTACGACGTCCTCGAACTCATCCTCGACCGCGGACTCGTCATCGACGCCTTCGTCCGCGTCTCCCTGGTGGGCATCGAGATACTCAAGATCGACATCCGGGTCGTCGTCGCCAGCGTGGACACCTACCTGCGCTTCGCCGAGGCGTGCAACCGCCTCGACCTGGAGGCTGGGCGCAAGGCGCCCAGCCAGCTCACCGACCTCGTCGGCGACATGACCGAGAGCGGTGCCAAAGGGAAGTCGAAAGGAGCGCTGACCGGCGCCGTCGAGGCGTTCACCGACTCCCTCCAGGGCAAGCGCGAGGAGCCCGAGGAGGAGCAGCCGCGCAAGCGCACGGCCCGCAAGTCGACCTCCAGCCGTCAGTCCGCCCAGCGTCGCGAGGAGTAG
- a CDS encoding gas vesicle protein GvpO: protein MSTSDDSRESNGREGSGKRLSLPAVMRQASEQLADLVQCEVGAVSAIKANENGWSADVEVLELERVPDTMSVMASYHVELDSEGSLVAYERVRRYARGQIDRR from the coding sequence ATGAGCACAAGCGATGACAGCAGAGAAAGCAACGGCCGGGAAGGCTCCGGAAAACGCCTGAGTCTTCCGGCCGTGATGCGGCAGGCAAGTGAACAACTCGCCGATCTGGTGCAATGCGAAGTGGGTGCGGTTTCCGCCATCAAAGCCAACGAGAACGGGTGGTCCGCCGACGTGGAAGTGCTCGAACTCGAAAGGGTTCCGGACACCATGAGCGTCATGGCCTCCTACCACGTGGAACTGGACTCGGAAGGCTCACTCGTCGCCTATGAACGCGTGCGCCGATACGCCAGGGGCCAGATAGACCGCCGCTGA
- a CDS encoding PP2C family protein-serine/threonine phosphatase encodes MSTAGQQALEEILRRAETVDPARLPELVNEVTLSLGLRSVTLYLADVQQEVLVPLPDTSTPEQPVWPIDHSLPGWAYRTSSLRVAEADDGGMAVWLPLQDGIERVGVLGLSCDRLDAALLRFCRSLAALLTLIVLTKGAHSDSYTRVQRARPMDLPAELVWAFLPPRTLRAPEVTSSAVLEPAYQVGGDAFDHTLFDRTLHAAVLDAMGHDLPAGLTSSVALAGCRNARRTGAGLSHLTTLVDHAIADAFPDRYCTGVFLHLDLESGELTWTNCGHPPPLLIRGHRILPDALERPVQLPLGLARLSGQVPTVHHEQLRPGDRVLLYTDGVTDARTRAGTRFGLETFTEFLIRATAAGEPAYEALRRLMHAILEHHDHQLTDDATILLVEWRPPHDPEPTVPGLL; translated from the coding sequence ATGAGCACCGCCGGGCAGCAGGCGCTGGAGGAGATCCTCCGCCGGGCCGAGACGGTGGACCCGGCCCGCCTCCCGGAACTGGTCAACGAGGTGACCCTGTCCCTCGGCCTGCGCAGCGTGACGCTGTACCTCGCCGACGTCCAGCAGGAGGTCCTGGTACCGCTGCCGGACACGAGCACCCCCGAGCAGCCGGTGTGGCCGATCGACCACAGCCTGCCGGGGTGGGCGTACCGCACCAGCTCCCTGCGGGTCGCGGAGGCGGACGACGGCGGGATGGCGGTGTGGCTGCCGCTCCAGGACGGCATCGAGCGCGTCGGCGTCCTCGGCCTCTCCTGCGACCGGCTCGACGCCGCGCTGCTCCGGTTCTGCCGCTCCCTGGCCGCGCTGCTCACACTGATCGTGCTGACCAAGGGCGCCCACAGCGACAGCTACACCCGTGTCCAGCGCGCCCGGCCGATGGACCTCCCCGCCGAGCTGGTGTGGGCGTTCCTCCCGCCGCGCACCCTGCGGGCGCCGGAGGTGACCTCGTCGGCCGTGCTGGAGCCGGCGTACCAGGTCGGCGGCGACGCCTTCGACCACACCCTGTTCGACCGCACGCTGCACGCGGCCGTCCTCGACGCCATGGGCCACGACCTGCCCGCAGGGCTCACCTCGTCGGTGGCGCTCGCCGGGTGCCGCAACGCCCGGCGCACCGGTGCCGGGCTCAGCCATCTGACCACGCTGGTCGACCACGCCATCGCCGACGCGTTCCCGGACCGGTACTGCACCGGTGTCTTCCTGCACCTCGACCTGGAGAGCGGGGAGCTGACCTGGACGAACTGCGGACATCCGCCCCCGCTGCTCATCCGGGGCCACCGCATCCTGCCCGACGCCCTGGAGCGTCCGGTGCAGCTCCCGCTCGGGCTGGCCCGGCTGTCCGGCCAGGTGCCCACCGTCCACCACGAGCAGCTCAGGCCCGGCGACCGGGTCCTGCTCTACACCGACGGCGTCACCGACGCGCGCACCCGGGCCGGGACCCGGTTCGGCCTGGAGACCTTCACCGAGTTCCTGATCCGCGCGACCGCCGCGGGCGAGCCCGCCTACGAGGCCCTGCGCCGGCTGATGCACGCGATCCTGGAGCACCACGACCACCAGCTCACCGACGACGCGACGATCCTGCTGGTGGAGTGGCGTCCCCCGCACGACCCGGAGCCGACCGTCCCCGGTCTGCTCTGA
- a CDS encoding HAD family hydrolase — protein sequence MEQGSVMDTPAAGGPHGRAAVFDVDGSLVDTNHLHVVTWWEAFRQAGHRVSTHAIHRAIGLASGDLVAHLLGGERAREEADAVSAAHKALYGQYLERLAPMPHAGRLLRRLAGDGWKVVLATSAGGHELSALRRAIDADDAIAGTASADDVSEGKPAAEPVERALELVGVAAEHAVFVGDTVWDMRAGRNAGVRCVGLLCGGIPRADLEDAGADSVFDDPAHLLASLTRDPAG from the coding sequence ATGGAACAGGGCAGCGTGATGGACACACCGGCGGCCGGGGGCCCGCACGGGCGGGCCGCGGTGTTCGACGTGGACGGAAGCCTCGTCGACACCAATCATCTGCACGTGGTCACCTGGTGGGAGGCGTTCCGGCAGGCCGGCCACCGGGTGTCCACCCACGCGATCCACCGCGCGATCGGACTCGCCTCGGGCGATCTCGTCGCGCATCTGCTCGGCGGGGAACGGGCGCGCGAGGAGGCGGACGCCGTCTCCGCGGCCCACAAGGCCCTCTACGGCCAGTACCTGGAGCGCCTGGCCCCGATGCCGCACGCCGGGCGGCTGCTGCGGCGGCTGGCCGGCGACGGCTGGAAGGTCGTCCTCGCCACCTCGGCGGGCGGCCACGAGCTGTCGGCGCTGCGCCGGGCCATCGACGCGGACGACGCCATCGCCGGGACGGCGAGCGCCGACGACGTCTCCGAGGGGAAGCCCGCGGCCGAACCGGTCGAGCGGGCGCTGGAGCTCGTGGGCGTCGCCGCGGAACACGCCGTGTTCGTGGGGGACACGGTGTGGGACATGCGGGCGGGCCGCAACGCCGGGGTGCGGTGCGTGGGCCTGCTCTGCGGGGGCATCCCCCGGGCCGACCTGGAGGACGCGGGCGCGGACTCCGTCTTCGACGACCCCGCGCACCTGCTCGCCTCCCTGACCCGGGACCCGGCGGGGTGA
- a CDS encoding phage holin family protein has protein sequence MDSSHPRTSEHQEPVGELVKQASEQISRLLREELALAQAEMKQKGKRFGRGGGLFGGAGLIGIIALQALVATAVIALALVWPLWLSALVVTAVLFVVAGVLAALGRKEVGAATPMAPQQAVRGVQADIAQIKESAHR, from the coding sequence ATGGACTCATCCCACCCCAGGACGTCCGAACACCAGGAGCCGGTGGGCGAGCTGGTGAAGCAGGCGTCCGAGCAGATATCGAGACTGCTGCGCGAGGAGCTGGCGCTGGCACAGGCCGAGATGAAGCAGAAGGGCAAGCGGTTCGGCAGGGGTGGCGGGCTCTTCGGCGGCGCGGGCCTGATCGGGATCATCGCGCTCCAGGCGCTGGTCGCCACCGCGGTGATCGCCCTCGCCCTGGTGTGGCCGCTGTGGCTGTCCGCCCTGGTGGTCACCGCCGTCCTGTTCGTCGTCGCGGGCGTCCTCGCGGCGCTGGGCAGGAAGGAGGTCGGCGCGGCCACGCCCATGGCTCCCCAGCAGGCCGTCCGTGGTGTCCAGGCGGACATCGCACAGATCAAGGAGAGTGCGCACCGATGA
- a CDS encoding snapalysin family zinc-dependent metalloprotease encodes MPNRTWTTWTGAAAAIVLAVAPAADVAAAPQQEQNAAAVVTLRYDDSRAAGWEAAIAAGVANWNASVSTVRLVEAAPGTTAEIQIVATTGWPQATLGPVRPGGRARVELGSQAVTDGHDKTRIAAHEIGHNLGLPDTKPGPCSQLMSGSSAGTSCRNAVPNATERARVAAFYAQSLARTPADGRLLVDAP; translated from the coding sequence ATGCCGAACCGCACATGGACGACGTGGACCGGCGCCGCGGCGGCGATCGTGCTCGCCGTGGCACCGGCCGCGGACGTCGCGGCCGCGCCACAGCAGGAGCAGAACGCCGCGGCCGTCGTGACCTTGCGCTACGACGACAGCCGCGCGGCGGGCTGGGAGGCGGCGATAGCCGCCGGAGTCGCCAACTGGAACGCCTCCGTCAGCACCGTCCGCCTGGTCGAGGCCGCGCCCGGCACCACGGCCGAGATACAGATCGTGGCCACCACCGGCTGGCCGCAGGCCACCCTCGGCCCGGTCCGCCCCGGCGGGCGGGCCCGGGTGGAGCTCGGCAGCCAGGCCGTCACCGACGGGCACGACAAGACCCGGATCGCCGCCCACGAGATCGGCCACAACCTGGGGCTGCCGGACACCAAGCCGGGGCCGTGCTCCCAGCTCATGTCGGGCTCCAGCGCGGGCACTTCCTGCCGCAACGCGGTGCCGAACGCGACCGAACGGGCCCGCGTGGCGGCGTTCTACGCCCAGAGCCTCGCACGGACACCGGCCGACGGACGCCTGCTGGTGGACGCGCCGTAG
- a CDS encoding MFS transporter, whose translation MSADAPAASPRPVPVPLPRRVRIGYGLGSLCTGTFATVPGLILLYYLTDVLAVPAAVAGFAVFLPKAWDVLVNPLVGALSDRSRLRGGPRRPFLLAGACTLPPLFALIFAAPPLRGAAAAGYVAVLFLLAATAYAVFQVPYVTMPAEMTEDPAERGRVLGWRVGFLGVAILLSGALAPAIAHADGGGPGGYRLMGAAVAVLLAVGMFGAWFTTRWAPAVARSEAEPSLRAQLAAARSNRPFLFLAGMWTLQALAVGVMLAGVQYFATYTLGSPAAVTPLFACLIGPLVLVMPLWHRLADRLGVKGAQWCASLLFLAGALLLALTRTAGPVVGYAAVVLIGVAYAGLQLLPLTMLADTLAADVVRTGRRRAATFTGLWTAAETLAFALGAGVFAAVLAATGFRSSDAEHRVAQPAAALDGIAAGMSLLPAALAAASLWLLHRYREDGGGPGAGGSSVPAVPHQAARRQEPKGDHAD comes from the coding sequence ATGTCAGCAGACGCCCCGGCCGCTTCCCCCCGGCCCGTGCCCGTGCCCCTGCCGCGCCGGGTGCGGATCGGGTACGGCCTGGGATCCCTGTGCACCGGCACGTTCGCCACCGTGCCCGGGCTCATCCTGCTCTACTACCTGACCGATGTGCTGGCCGTCCCCGCGGCCGTCGCCGGCTTCGCCGTCTTCCTGCCCAAGGCGTGGGACGTGCTGGTCAACCCGCTCGTGGGGGCGCTCTCCGACCGCAGCAGGCTGCGCGGCGGGCCGCGCCGGCCGTTCCTGCTCGCCGGGGCCTGCACCCTGCCGCCGCTGTTCGCGCTGATCTTCGCCGCGCCCCCGCTGCGCGGAGCGGCCGCGGCCGGGTACGTGGCGGTGCTGTTCCTGCTCGCGGCCACCGCGTACGCCGTCTTCCAGGTGCCGTACGTGACGATGCCCGCGGAGATGACCGAGGACCCGGCCGAACGGGGCCGGGTGCTCGGCTGGCGGGTCGGCTTCCTCGGGGTCGCGATCCTGCTCTCCGGCGCGCTCGCGCCGGCGATCGCCCACGCCGACGGCGGCGGGCCCGGCGGCTACCGGCTGATGGGGGCCGCCGTCGCCGTGCTGCTGGCCGTGGGCATGTTCGGCGCCTGGTTCACCACCCGGTGGGCCCCGGCGGTCGCCCGCAGCGAGGCCGAGCCCTCGCTCCGCGCGCAGCTCGCCGCGGCCCGCTCGAACCGGCCCTTCCTCTTCCTCGCCGGCATGTGGACCCTCCAGGCGCTCGCCGTGGGCGTGATGCTCGCCGGGGTCCAGTACTTCGCCACGTACACTCTGGGCTCGCCCGCCGCGGTCACCCCGCTGTTCGCCTGTCTGATCGGCCCGCTCGTCCTGGTGATGCCGCTGTGGCACCGGCTCGCGGACCGGCTCGGGGTGAAGGGGGCCCAGTGGTGCGCCTCGCTGCTCTTCCTCGCCGGTGCGCTGCTCCTCGCGCTCACCCGGACCGCCGGTCCCGTCGTGGGCTACGCCGCCGTCGTGCTGATCGGCGTCGCCTACGCGGGGCTCCAGCTCCTGCCGCTGACCATGCTCGCGGACACCCTCGCCGCCGACGTGGTCCGCACCGGGCGGCGGCGGGCCGCCACCTTCACCGGGCTGTGGACCGCCGCCGAGACACTGGCGTTCGCCCTGGGGGCGGGGGTGTTCGCGGCGGTGCTGGCCGCGACCGGGTTCCGCTCGTCGGACGCGGAGCACCGGGTGGCGCAGCCCGCGGCGGCCCTGGACGGCATCGCGGCGGGCATGAGCCTGCTGCCGGCCGCGCTGGCCGCGGCGAGCCTGTGGCTGCTGCACCGTTACCGCGAGGACGGCGGCGGGCCGGGAGCCGGCGGCTCATCCGTACCGGCCGTGCCGCACCAGGCGGCACGGCGGCAGGAACCGAAGGGCGACCATGCCGACTGA
- a CDS encoding glutamate--cysteine ligase 2, with product MRSVGVEEELLLVDADSGAPLAVSGAVLAAADRKSWQPGGPGVQDHRFESELHKEQLEFATRPVTEMGRLQEEISRSRREAARHADTVGARVAALATSPLPVQPSLNTGTRYRWLGEQFGLTTQEQLTCGCHVHVSVDSDEEGVAVLDRMRPWLSVLTAMSANSPFWQGQDSEYASYRSRVWNRWPSAGPVDVFGSADRYHEQVDAMVATGVLRDEGMIYFDARLSAAYPTVEVRVADVCLDASTPVLLAALVRGLVETSSRAWQEGVPPARVGTGLLRLASWRAGRSGLDGPLLHPETMRETSAADAVRALCRHVGDAVADHGDDELVREGVARLLETGNGARVQRRLLAEEGSLGRVVTRCALMTTGGLHQPR from the coding sequence ATGCGAAGCGTGGGTGTGGAAGAGGAGCTGCTGCTGGTGGACGCGGACAGCGGCGCGCCTCTGGCGGTCTCGGGAGCCGTGCTGGCCGCGGCCGACCGGAAGTCCTGGCAGCCCGGCGGGCCGGGTGTGCAGGATCACCGGTTCGAGTCCGAACTCCACAAGGAGCAGCTGGAGTTCGCGACCCGACCGGTGACGGAGATGGGCCGGCTCCAGGAGGAGATCAGCCGCAGCCGCCGGGAGGCGGCCCGGCACGCGGACACCGTCGGCGCCCGGGTGGCCGCGCTGGCCACCTCCCCGCTGCCCGTGCAGCCGTCGCTGAACACCGGTACGCGCTACCGCTGGCTGGGCGAGCAGTTCGGCTTGACCACACAGGAGCAGCTCACCTGCGGCTGCCATGTGCACGTGTCGGTGGACTCGGACGAGGAGGGGGTGGCCGTCCTCGACCGGATGCGGCCCTGGCTGTCCGTGCTGACGGCGATGAGCGCCAACTCCCCCTTCTGGCAGGGCCAGGACAGCGAGTACGCGAGTTACCGCAGCCGGGTGTGGAACCGGTGGCCGTCGGCCGGGCCGGTCGACGTCTTCGGCTCCGCCGACCGGTACCACGAGCAGGTGGACGCGATGGTGGCGACCGGCGTCCTGCGCGACGAGGGGATGATCTACTTCGACGCCCGGCTCTCCGCCGCCTACCCCACCGTGGAGGTCCGGGTCGCGGACGTGTGCCTGGACGCCTCGACCCCGGTCCTGCTGGCCGCGCTCGTCCGCGGCCTGGTCGAGACGTCGTCCCGCGCCTGGCAGGAGGGGGTGCCGCCGGCCAGGGTCGGCACCGGGCTGCTGCGCCTCGCCTCCTGGCGGGCCGGCCGCTCGGGACTCGACGGCCCCCTGCTGCACCCGGAGACCATGCGCGAGACCTCCGCCGCCGACGCCGTCCGGGCGCTGTGCCGGCACGTCGGCGACGCGGTGGCCGACCACGGCGACGACGAGCTCGTCCGGGAGGGCGTGGCACGCCTCCTGGAGACCGGCAACGGCGCCCGCGTCCAGCGCCGCCTGCTGGCGGAGGAGGGGAGCCTCGGCCGGGTGGTGACCCGCTGCGCCCTGATGACGACGGGTGGCCTCCACCAGCCCCGCTGA
- a CDS encoding GvpL/GvpF family gas vesicle protein: protein MSTYVYGITAADHPLRLDGVHGVGEPAAPLRAVRTGSLTAVVSDAPEGLRAKRRDVRAHQGVLEALMADGATLPMRFGLLAPDDDQVATALDAGDDTYRARLADLDGHVEYNVKVARDEDDLLREIVTESQQVRELRERTIADPGAHDERVALGEVISHEVSARRSAEAELLTAALAPSAKRVSVGEAAANHIASLSFLVPEKDAQAFARAVQREADLRGDAYTFTLTGPLPPYSFV, encoded by the coding sequence GTGTCCACCTACGTCTACGGCATCACCGCCGCCGACCACCCCCTGCGCCTCGACGGCGTCCACGGGGTCGGCGAGCCCGCCGCACCGCTGCGCGCGGTCCGCACCGGCTCCCTGACCGCCGTCGTCAGCGACGCGCCCGAGGGCCTGCGGGCCAAGCGCCGCGACGTCCGGGCCCACCAGGGCGTGCTGGAGGCCCTGATGGCCGACGGCGCCACCCTTCCCATGCGGTTCGGGCTCCTCGCCCCCGACGACGACCAGGTCGCCACCGCCCTGGACGCGGGGGACGACACCTACCGCGCCCGCCTGGCGGACCTCGACGGCCACGTCGAGTACAACGTCAAGGTCGCCCGCGACGAGGACGACCTGCTGCGCGAGATCGTGACCGAGTCCCAGCAGGTGCGCGAACTCCGCGAGCGGACGATCGCGGACCCGGGCGCCCACGACGAGCGCGTGGCGCTCGGCGAGGTCATCTCGCACGAGGTGTCCGCGCGCCGCAGCGCCGAGGCCGAGCTGCTGACCGCGGCCCTGGCGCCGTCGGCGAAGCGGGTGTCGGTCGGCGAGGCCGCGGCGAACCACATCGCCAGCCTGTCGTTCCTCGTCCCCGAGAAGGACGCGCAGGCCTTCGCCCGCGCCGTCCAGCGCGAGGCCGACCTGCGCGGGGACGCCTACACGTTCACCCTCACCGGACCGCTGCCGCCGTACAGCTTCGTCTGA
- a CDS encoding DUF3618 domain-containing protein, whose translation MTGQTGQPPQTPGDDGHDATPEELRQRIEGTREELGRTVEALAAKADVKAQAQEKAAAAKEKAADAAHRAQDKAAVLLRSARDGTPEPVRETASHAVSAANRNRKPVVVGAGVAVLALALLLGRRSRASRRSRGRFC comes from the coding sequence ATGACAGGGCAGACGGGACAGCCGCCGCAGACTCCGGGGGACGACGGGCACGACGCCACCCCCGAGGAGCTGCGGCAGCGGATCGAGGGGACGCGCGAGGAGCTCGGGCGCACGGTCGAGGCGCTGGCGGCGAAGGCCGACGTGAAGGCCCAGGCCCAGGAGAAGGCGGCCGCGGCCAAGGAGAAGGCGGCCGACGCCGCCCACCGCGCGCAGGACAAGGCGGCCGTCCTGCTGCGCTCCGCCAGGGACGGCACGCCCGAGCCCGTGCGCGAGACGGCGTCCCACGCGGTGTCCGCGGCGAACCGCAACCGGAAGCCGGTGGTCGTCGGCGCGGGCGTCGCCGTGCTCGCGCTGGCCCTGCTGCTGGGTCGCAGGTCACGCGCCTCCCGCAGGTCACGGGGCCGGTTCTGCTGA